In Thermorudis peleae, a genomic segment contains:
- a CDS encoding DinB family protein, with protein MSTLERLFEFNRWANIEMVKACRQLSPEQLDQAVPGLYGSVRATLVHIAAAESRYVSVLASAAPTVKPVATVAEDATLDEISAALAASGSALLELARTLDGEQRVLRRSARLPQPQSLPAWVILGQAIAHGCDHRSQLATALTLFGFTPPELDLWAYAEEEGVITLTEN; from the coding sequence ATGAGCACACTTGAACGACTCTTCGAATTTAATCGCTGGGCCAACATCGAAATGGTCAAAGCCTGCCGGCAGCTCTCGCCTGAGCAACTCGACCAGGCAGTACCAGGACTGTACGGCAGTGTGCGTGCGACACTTGTCCATATCGCGGCAGCAGAATCGCGTTACGTGAGCGTACTTGCGAGCGCAGCTCCGACAGTGAAGCCAGTGGCGACTGTCGCAGAAGATGCGACACTCGATGAGATCAGCGCGGCACTTGCAGCATCGGGCAGTGCGCTCCTTGAGCTTGCACGAACGCTGGACGGGGAGCAACGTGTCCTGCGGCGATCAGCACGGCTTCCCCAGCCACAATCCTTGCCGGCGTGGGTCATACTTGGGCAGGCAATCGCCCATGGCTGTGATCATCGCTCACAGCTTGCAACCGCGTTGACGCTTTTTGGTTTCACGCCACCAGAACTTGACCTCTGGGCATATGCTGAGGAAGAGGGCGTGATCACACTGACAGAGAACTAG
- a CDS encoding DUF1648 domain-containing protein: protein MGIVHVPPQPLSRRGQWLAGLLVLELVAIWGIGLGLFFRLPPVVPVHFTLHGEPDRYGSRTELLFLLPALSIVPVLFLAIVRWRFVLVNRFPYLINLPAFFLALPSLPPERRSAWFNRYIEAMVVFAVLTTLWLLVLEVSILTSALVQIPGSIFLLVMLIVPFALVVAFLVWLRSLDRALRAEIQHG from the coding sequence GTGGGAATTGTCCACGTACCGCCACAGCCGCTCAGCCGCCGGGGACAGTGGCTCGCTGGGTTGCTCGTGCTCGAACTTGTCGCAATCTGGGGAATTGGACTTGGACTCTTCTTCCGCCTCCCGCCCGTTGTCCCAGTGCACTTTACCCTGCACGGCGAGCCGGATCGCTATGGAAGTCGCACCGAATTGCTCTTCCTGTTGCCAGCGTTGAGCATTGTTCCGGTGCTGTTCTTGGCTATTGTCCGCTGGCGCTTCGTGCTCGTTAACCGGTTCCCTTATCTCATCAATCTGCCGGCCTTCTTTCTCGCCCTACCATCGTTGCCGCCTGAACGGCGCTCTGCCTGGTTCAACCGGTATATCGAGGCAATGGTGGTCTTTGCCGTTCTGACCACGCTGTGGCTCCTGGTTCTTGAGGTTAGTATCCTGACGAGTGCACTTGTCCAGATTCCGGGATCGATCTTTCTGCTCGTGATGCTCATTGTGCCCTTCGCTCTCGTCGTAGCCTTTCTCGTCTGGCTTCGTTCGCTCGACCGTGCGCTACGGGCGGAAATCCAGCATGGGTAG
- a CDS encoding DUF2089 domain-containing protein, with protein sequence MFPAPTQCPTCNEPLQLRELACPNCGTVVRGHWAPGPFARLSRDQQAFLLLFVRSRGNLSEVERALGVSYPTVRAKLEEVIDALRDEPAAQPPRRPNPRREVLERVARGELSPTEALALLRQQKPAEGQGGEG encoded by the coding sequence ATGTTCCCTGCACCGACACAGTGCCCAACCTGTAACGAGCCCCTGCAGCTCCGTGAGCTTGCCTGCCCAAACTGCGGCACGGTTGTCCGCGGTCACTGGGCGCCGGGCCCGTTTGCTCGCCTCTCGCGCGATCAGCAAGCGTTCCTGCTCCTCTTCGTCCGCAGTCGCGGCAACCTCAGTGAGGTTGAACGAGCGCTGGGAGTTTCCTATCCCACCGTCCGCGCCAAGCTGGAAGAGGTCATCGATGCCTTGCGTGATGAACCGGCAGCCCAACCCCCGCGGCGGCCAAATCCCCGCCGCGAGGTGCTTGAACGTGTCGCCCGTGGCGAGCTCAGTCCCACCGAAGCTCTCGCGCTACTGCGTCAACAAAAGCCGGCTGAAGGACAAGGAGGTGAAGGATGA
- a CDS encoding queuosine 5'-phosphate N-glycosylase/hydrolase: MTERREPVSDPLGVRETTAWVMSRAKSVAIADEALPALADQIARYAEGEPSWDHPLHWRRAPEATANYVLVLDALNFCFWGEPRWRVQYRGVTYDGYWALAAALRRAIEQGKPLWDAHYLATITDNEVAAILAGEGEIPLFSARVRHMREVGKGLLAHADGHFHTLLARAQGSAATLVRLVVQAFPSFNDIAIYEGQEVRFYKRAQLLVSDIAGALHGHPLGQFTDMTILTAFADYKLPQVLRWHGVLRYTPDLAAHIDQRMLIPAGSAWEVEIRAATVQAVERLAAMLDQRSGNWPAWRVDWALWQIGQTLPPEAPPYHRTRTIFY; the protein is encoded by the coding sequence ATGACAGAACGGCGAGAACCGGTTAGCGACCCCCTTGGCGTGCGCGAGACAACAGCCTGGGTCATGAGCCGGGCAAAAAGTGTTGCCATTGCGGACGAAGCACTTCCTGCACTCGCTGACCAAATTGCTCGCTATGCCGAGGGGGAACCAAGTTGGGACCATCCGCTTCACTGGCGAAGGGCACCAGAAGCAACGGCAAACTATGTGCTGGTGCTCGATGCACTGAACTTCTGCTTTTGGGGTGAGCCACGCTGGCGCGTGCAGTACCGCGGCGTCACATACGACGGGTACTGGGCGTTGGCAGCAGCGTTGCGGCGCGCTATTGAACAAGGTAAACCACTCTGGGACGCGCACTACCTGGCCACGATCACGGACAACGAGGTGGCAGCGATTCTTGCAGGAGAGGGCGAAATCCCCCTGTTTTCTGCCCGCGTGCGCCACATGCGCGAAGTCGGGAAGGGGCTCCTTGCGCACGCAGACGGGCACTTTCACACATTGCTTGCACGTGCACAGGGAAGCGCAGCCACGCTCGTCCGGCTCGTCGTGCAGGCTTTTCCTTCATTCAACGACATCGCCATTTATGAGGGGCAGGAAGTGCGCTTTTACAAGCGGGCACAGTTGCTGGTGAGCGATATCGCTGGGGCGCTGCACGGGCATCCTCTGGGGCAGTTCACGGATATGACGATATTGACCGCCTTCGCTGATTACAAGCTGCCCCAGGTACTCCGTTGGCATGGGGTACTGCGTTACACGCCTGATCTGGCAGCGCATATTGACCAGCGAATGCTCATTCCCGCTGGGAGTGCGTGGGAGGTCGAAATCCGCGCTGCGACCGTACAAGCAGTTGAACGGCTCGCAGCAATGCTCGACCAACGAAGCGGCAACTGGCCAGCGTGGCGAGTCGATTGGGCACTTTGGCAAATTGGTCAAACATTGCCGCCCGAGGCGCCGCCCTACCACCGAACGCGAACTATCTTCTACTGA
- a CDS encoding DUF4097 family beta strand repeat-containing protein, with translation MTENQRQSFAIGHASRLFLRFDRARVAVRWEPVDQLIVEHDPDLPVRVDVGGSDITVVAERNDGDEPEDWGWGLTGDWWAGQHHRATSRPGRFTVGEGGVHVSLGPFGHVAVTEQGVDVKVETRLEALRGLVDWLFGGWRGGAEPVGLVLRVPLAVTQLEARGKRGTLVLSNLNGEATLHLRSGDLLVSGGRGHITASLGSGDVQVVDLQGDVDVQAGSGDITLSAIDGAIHLKGGSGDVMIEGGSGATQIAFGSGDVRYIDRIASSLVIQSGSGDIDLQSGRAQQTSVQLGSGDIISRLWLDVGQHEFVTGTGDVKISIPQNLPARIEVVARGDIDSDIPLVTVGQRGPRSMFGRRMVGSIGTGEPRAEILIRSGQGDVTLRWLASRAPSSPAAAPEPPTPPQPQPADTPSAPAEPAGPTASAEPAAATTRTADTETSEQRMSERAVLEALARGEISVAEAEELLELLSRRSE, from the coding sequence ATGACCGAGAACCAGCGTCAATCTTTTGCGATAGGCCATGCCTCACGGCTGTTTCTCCGCTTTGACCGTGCCCGCGTCGCCGTGCGCTGGGAGCCGGTTGATCAACTCATTGTCGAGCATGATCCAGACCTCCCTGTCCGCGTCGATGTTGGTGGCAGCGATATCACTGTTGTTGCTGAGCGGAATGATGGCGATGAACCTGAAGATTGGGGATGGGGATTAACCGGCGACTGGTGGGCTGGGCAACATCACCGGGCAACAAGTCGGCCTGGCCGCTTCACCGTCGGCGAGGGTGGCGTTCATGTCAGCCTCGGCCCTTTTGGTCACGTTGCAGTGACCGAGCAAGGTGTCGACGTCAAAGTTGAGACGCGGCTCGAAGCGCTCCGCGGCCTTGTCGATTGGCTCTTTGGCGGGTGGCGTGGCGGTGCCGAGCCTGTCGGACTCGTCCTCCGTGTTCCGCTTGCTGTCACCCAGCTGGAAGCACGTGGGAAACGTGGCACGCTTGTCCTCTCGAACCTCAACGGTGAGGCAACGTTGCATCTACGCTCTGGCGATCTCCTCGTCTCTGGTGGTCGCGGCCACATTACCGCGTCGCTTGGTTCGGGTGATGTCCAGGTTGTCGATCTTCAAGGAGATGTTGATGTCCAGGCTGGTTCTGGCGACATCACCCTGAGCGCAATTGATGGAGCGATTCACCTCAAGGGCGGCAGCGGTGATGTCATGATTGAGGGCGGATCTGGGGCAACACAGATCGCCTTTGGCTCTGGCGACGTGCGGTACATCGACCGTATAGCGTCGTCGCTTGTTATCCAAAGCGGCTCTGGCGATATTGACCTGCAAAGTGGACGCGCTCAGCAGACCTCAGTGCAACTCGGCAGCGGTGACATCATCAGCCGACTCTGGCTTGACGTTGGCCAGCACGAGTTCGTTACCGGAACTGGTGACGTCAAGATCAGCATCCCGCAAAACCTGCCAGCTCGCATTGAAGTCGTTGCCCGTGGTGATATCGACTCCGATATCCCTCTCGTAACAGTCGGCCAACGGGGACCACGCAGCATGTTTGGTCGGCGTATGGTCGGGAGTATCGGCACGGGCGAACCACGCGCTGAAATCCTCATCCGCTCAGGGCAGGGCGACGTAACGCTTCGCTGGCTTGCTTCTCGCGCTCCCTCATCTCCCGCGGCCGCGCCAGAGCCGCCCACACCACCGCAGCCCCAACCGGCCGATACACCGTCTGCGCCAGCCGAGCCGGCTGGCCCTACGGCATCGGCTGAACCAGCCGCAGCCACAACTCGTACCGCTGATACTGAAACCAGCGAACAGCGCATGTCGGAGCGAGCTGTGCTCGAGGCCCTTGCTCGGGGAGAAATCAGTGTTGCGGAAGCCGAAGAGTTACTGGAGTTACTGTCCCGCCGCTCAGAATAG
- the ndk gene encoding nucleoside-diphosphate kinase gives MERTLIIIKPDAVQRGLIGEILARLERRGLRFAGLKLMHVSRELAEKHYAVHREKPFFADLVQFITSGPVVVGVVEGPDAIAITRRTVGATNPAEAAPGTIRGDFGLTIGQNLIHASDSPESAAYEIDLFFRPEELLSYQRAIDPWIA, from the coding sequence GTGGAGCGCACGCTCATCATTATCAAGCCGGATGCCGTTCAGCGTGGCTTGATTGGCGAGATCCTCGCCCGCCTCGAGCGGCGTGGACTCCGCTTCGCTGGTCTCAAGCTCATGCACGTCAGTCGTGAGTTAGCCGAAAAGCACTATGCAGTGCACCGGGAGAAGCCGTTCTTCGCCGACCTCGTGCAGTTCATTACCTCTGGGCCGGTGGTTGTGGGCGTCGTCGAAGGCCCAGACGCGATTGCGATTACCCGGCGCACGGTTGGCGCGACGAATCCTGCGGAAGCGGCTCCTGGCACGATCCGTGGTGACTTTGGCTTGACGATTGGCCAGAACTTGATCCATGCCTCTGACAGTCCAGAGTCGGCTGCGTACGAAATTGACCTCTTCTTCCGCCCCGAGGAATTGCTGAGCTATCAGCGCGCAATTGACCCTTGGATCGCCTAA
- a CDS encoding zinc-ribbon domain containing protein, whose product MSFGFQDKTLVCRDCGETFVFTAGEQRFYADKGFTNEPTRCPSCRQLHRSRRNSRQEGSGGYRGRDNRDREPRGERQLYPAICSDCGRETMVPFVPREDRPVYCSDCYRAHRQFSPRGY is encoded by the coding sequence ATGAGCTTCGGGTTCCAGGATAAGACCCTCGTCTGTCGTGACTGTGGTGAGACCTTCGTCTTCACCGCGGGTGAGCAGCGCTTCTACGCTGATAAGGGATTCACTAACGAGCCAACGCGCTGCCCTTCGTGCCGCCAACTCCACCGCTCCCGCAGGAACAGCCGTCAGGAAGGTTCCGGTGGGTACCGCGGCCGTGACAACCGCGATCGCGAGCCGCGTGGCGAGCGTCAGCTCTACCCCGCGATCTGCAGCGACTGCGGCCGTGAGACCATGGTGCCGTTCGTCCCGCGGGAAGATCGGCCCGTCTACTGCTCAGACTGCTATCGCGCTCACCGGCAGTTCTCGCCGCGCGGGTACTAA
- a CDS encoding HAD family hydrolase has product MGCALAVLFDLDGTLLDSEQAHYAASNAALLALGLGPLPWEEYTRWMYGRPDRPSFRDYLAARGLPTYDTLVEELVAAKARAFAEHLSALRLFPDAAATLQCATQAGVHLGIVTGARRHEAEWVVQHLLDGLQLDVLVTGDDVRYGKPDPEPYLLAAQRLQLPPTACVVVEDTPAGIQAAKAAQMRCLAVDRAGTFSAGLGADRIVSTLSWEAIRDLAALACDP; this is encoded by the coding sequence ATGGGCTGCGCCCTGGCTGTGCTCTTCGATCTGGACGGAACGTTGCTCGATAGCGAACAGGCACACTACGCCGCCAGTAATGCAGCGCTGCTGGCGCTGGGACTCGGTCCACTGCCATGGGAGGAGTACACCCGCTGGATGTATGGGCGGCCTGACCGCCCGAGCTTTCGCGACTACCTCGCCGCGCGAGGGCTCCCGACCTATGACACGCTGGTTGAGGAACTCGTTGCAGCAAAAGCCCGGGCCTTTGCCGAGCATCTCAGCGCGCTCCGGCTGTTTCCCGACGCTGCCGCGACGCTGCAATGCGCCACCCAGGCTGGAGTGCACCTTGGCATCGTGACCGGCGCACGCCGTCATGAAGCGGAGTGGGTGGTACAGCACTTGCTCGATGGCCTTCAACTCGACGTGCTGGTCACGGGAGACGATGTGCGGTACGGCAAGCCTGACCCCGAACCTTATCTTCTCGCGGCGCAGCGGCTACAGTTGCCTCCCACTGCCTGCGTCGTTGTTGAAGATACACCGGCAGGTATCCAGGCAGCCAAAGCTGCCCAGATGCGCTGCCTGGCCGTCGACCGCGCCGGGACGTTCAGTGCTGGGCTCGGAGCAGATCGCATCGTCTCGACCCTGAGCTGGGAAGCGATTCGCGACCTCGCGGCGCTTGCCTGTGACCCCTAG
- a CDS encoding tetratricopeptide repeat protein: MTMRPITEVVQQAEMALEQGRQLEAVRLCQALVTRFPKYFRAYLLLGQAALRLGDLLLAEEALQAARRYHPGSSEALLGLADIAEQRGQRELVLRYCQAAWELTPWQSSLRQRLARLSAALFGEGQLFFTLPALASMYIHQGRWMRAALALESALRDLNDRPDLEQMLALVLWRAGRVRDASQWAHRVLERLPDAIVPLAVVIGTDNGDASVIAPRLYDVDLDGQVMAQVLAEFGAVDAYQKLKYPEPPMIDEDALVAAQREPAPLPSAESTVSLEQELALLDQLFRLPSLDELSTPPSQPAAQGEPVAHTQDQAPPPEPLLSLPSDEELEAARPSDIPAAPEFVPLDSLPDIAPFSPEELGLVEAASPQASESTHHPSAQAEPNEAEDQVAETLAHLGVTDDVVERARAAKQQLRETGILPPLPPEPPSELPFQLQQEAPAEPAAASPSADVPPAVPSPAVSAEPVPDQPSSAGAQAPAPPGDSADALFAAAQAQLEAGHLDEALRLFHRVFRLGPAYDQQLVAVLSRIAEETEGREAAAADRLLGAIYRRQGADALARRHYERSLRHR; encoded by the coding sequence ATGACCATGCGACCCATAACTGAAGTGGTGCAGCAGGCGGAAATGGCGCTTGAACAGGGTCGCCAGCTTGAGGCAGTGCGGCTTTGCCAAGCGTTGGTGACTCGCTTCCCGAAATACTTCCGGGCTTATCTCCTCCTGGGCCAGGCGGCGCTGCGACTTGGCGACCTCCTTCTTGCTGAAGAAGCGTTGCAGGCAGCCCGCCGCTATCATCCTGGCTCGTCCGAAGCTCTGCTTGGCCTTGCCGATATTGCCGAGCAGCGTGGCCAGCGTGAGCTTGTGTTGCGTTATTGTCAGGCTGCGTGGGAACTCACTCCATGGCAAAGCTCGCTCCGCCAACGCCTCGCCCGCTTGAGTGCCGCCCTCTTTGGCGAAGGTCAGCTCTTCTTCACGCTCCCCGCTCTTGCTTCAATGTACATCCATCAGGGGCGCTGGATGCGGGCTGCTTTGGCTCTGGAAAGCGCGCTCCGTGATCTGAATGATCGTCCGGATCTTGAGCAGATGCTGGCGCTCGTTCTCTGGCGTGCTGGTCGCGTGCGTGACGCGTCGCAGTGGGCACATCGAGTGCTTGAGCGGTTGCCAGATGCTATCGTACCGTTGGCGGTGGTGATCGGTACTGACAATGGTGACGCGTCGGTGATTGCTCCTCGCTTGTACGACGTTGACCTTGATGGTCAGGTCATGGCACAGGTGCTTGCTGAGTTCGGGGCGGTGGATGCATACCAGAAGTTGAAGTATCCCGAGCCGCCGATGATTGACGAGGATGCGTTGGTAGCAGCGCAGCGTGAGCCTGCTCCCTTGCCCTCAGCTGAATCGACCGTCTCGCTCGAGCAAGAACTGGCGCTCCTTGACCAGCTCTTTCGTCTCCCGTCCCTCGACGAGCTCAGTACCCCGCCATCGCAACCAGCGGCACAGGGTGAGCCCGTTGCTCACACGCAGGATCAAGCTCCTCCACCAGAACCGCTCCTTTCCTTGCCGTCGGATGAAGAGCTTGAGGCGGCGCGGCCTTCGGATATCCCTGCCGCGCCCGAATTCGTACCGCTTGATTCTTTGCCCGATATTGCACCGTTCTCTCCCGAGGAACTCGGCCTCGTTGAGGCTGCTAGCCCTCAAGCTAGTGAGTCTACCCATCATCCCTCGGCTCAGGCTGAGCCGAATGAGGCTGAAGATCAGGTCGCCGAAACGCTCGCGCACCTCGGCGTTACTGACGACGTCGTTGAGCGTGCCCGTGCGGCCAAGCAGCAACTGCGCGAAACCGGCATCTTGCCGCCACTCCCGCCTGAGCCGCCATCTGAGCTACCTTTCCAGCTTCAGCAGGAAGCGCCAGCCGAACCAGCAGCGGCAAGTCCATCGGCTGACGTCCCGCCAGCAGTACCTTCACCTGCCGTGTCCGCTGAACCGGTTCCTGACCAGCCGAGTTCCGCCGGTGCGCAGGCGCCTGCTCCACCAGGTGATTCAGCGGACGCTCTTTTCGCTGCAGCGCAGGCTCAGCTTGAAGCGGGCCATCTCGATGAAGCATTGCGCCTCTTTCATCGAGTTTTCCGTCTTGGTCCGGCCTACGACCAGCAGCTTGTTGCTGTGCTGAGCAGGATTGCTGAAGAAACGGAAGGGCGTGAGGCGGCTGCGGCTGACCGTCTACTCGGTGCCATCTATCGTCGGCAAGGTGCCGATGCCCTCGCTCGCCGCCACTATGAGCGTTCGCTTCGTCACCGCTAG
- a CDS encoding 4a-hydroxytetrahydrobiopterin dehydratase, whose translation MPRLSDEQIAQELAQLPDWEYADNALRREFRFRTFREAMAFVNAVADLAEELRHHPDITITYNRVQLALTSHDSGGVTERDVNFVKQLEQRQLWHVRWGES comes from the coding sequence ATGCCCCGCTTGTCAGACGAACAAATCGCCCAGGAGTTAGCGCAGTTACCGGACTGGGAATACGCGGACAATGCGTTGCGCCGGGAGTTCCGCTTTCGCACCTTCCGTGAGGCGATGGCATTCGTCAATGCGGTTGCCGACCTCGCGGAGGAGCTTCGGCATCATCCTGACATTACGATCACGTATAACCGCGTGCAGCTCGCGTTAACGAGCCACGATAGCGGTGGCGTGACGGAGCGCGACGTCAACTTCGTCAAGCAACTTGAGCAACGCCAGCTTTGGCATGTGCGATGGGGAGAAAGCTAG
- a CDS encoding FHA domain-containing protein, with translation MGAHPWLALIYIVLIVLWVVELVAVYRRAPLLGRDPLTLLSGAVIFFVLALPVVNTAPGIVEKVGEFWARVVQALTGRATPELQSTPRLVMPGRTVLLVQDRVRIGRYPNNDIVIDHPTVSAYHAELIRRPDGRYELIDRESRNGTRINGTPVRNAILRHGDQITFGAITVHYLATSTTEQALNRGGMPIRR, from the coding sequence GTGGGCGCACATCCCTGGCTAGCATTAATCTACATCGTCCTCATCGTCCTCTGGGTCGTTGAGCTTGTAGCCGTGTATCGGCGAGCTCCGTTGCTTGGCCGTGATCCACTTACGTTACTCTCGGGGGCAGTGATCTTCTTTGTGCTGGCATTGCCAGTCGTGAACACCGCGCCAGGCATCGTCGAGAAGGTCGGCGAGTTCTGGGCACGCGTTGTGCAGGCGCTGACCGGGCGAGCGACACCTGAGCTTCAGTCCACGCCCCGGCTCGTCATGCCGGGGCGGACGGTGCTGCTCGTGCAAGATCGGGTTCGGATTGGACGTTACCCCAACAACGACATCGTGATCGACCACCCCACCGTGTCGGCATACCACGCCGAACTGATCCGACGGCCAGATGGACGATACGAATTGATTGACCGCGAGAGTCGCAACGGGACGCGAATTAACGGCACGCCGGTACGCAACGCGATCTTGCGCCACGGTGACCAGATTACGTTTGGCGCGATCACCGTGCACTACTTAGCGACATCGACGACGGAGCAGGCGCTGAACCGTGGCGGGATGCCGATCCGCCGCTAG
- a CDS encoding threonine aldolase family protein, translating to MIDLYSDTVTQPTPEMRRVMAEAPVGDEQLGEDPSVNRLQDMVAALTGKEAAIFLPSGTMCNLIGIKVHTQPGDRVILERTAHPMTSEAGGAGLVCGVLTVPLDGVRGVFTPEQLEAAAYPGDGVHTPPVTLVCLENTHNRGGGKVWPFETFKAVTDTAHRLGLKVHLDGARLLNAVIASGIPAHVWSASVDTVWIDLSKGLGCPVGAVLAGDRETIQRARRYKQMFGGAMRQAGILAAAGIYALEHHVERLAEDHANAQLLARGLAEIPGIRLNPADVETNIVIFDVRDTGWTADELNQAFMARGVRCSVFGPYLLRAVTHLNVSRADIERAIEIMREVLVGQRSSSSYA from the coding sequence ATGATTGACCTGTATAGCGATACGGTAACGCAACCAACACCGGAAATGCGCCGGGTGATGGCTGAGGCACCGGTTGGCGACGAGCAGCTTGGTGAAGATCCCTCAGTCAATCGGCTGCAGGACATGGTAGCGGCACTGACTGGCAAGGAGGCCGCGATCTTCCTTCCTTCTGGCACGATGTGTAACCTCATCGGCATCAAAGTCCATACGCAACCCGGTGATCGTGTCATTCTCGAACGGACTGCTCATCCGATGACGTCAGAAGCTGGCGGTGCTGGCCTGGTCTGCGGCGTCCTCACCGTTCCGCTCGACGGCGTCCGCGGCGTCTTTACGCCCGAGCAACTTGAGGCGGCTGCCTATCCCGGCGATGGCGTGCACACGCCACCTGTCACCCTTGTCTGCCTCGAGAACACCCACAATCGCGGCGGTGGCAAAGTCTGGCCGTTCGAGACGTTCAAGGCCGTGACTGACACAGCACATCGCCTTGGCTTGAAAGTCCACCTCGATGGTGCACGATTGCTCAACGCCGTCATCGCTTCCGGTATTCCTGCTCATGTCTGGAGCGCCAGCGTTGACACCGTTTGGATCGATCTCTCCAAAGGGCTCGGTTGCCCCGTTGGTGCCGTGCTTGCTGGCGACCGGGAGACGATCCAACGAGCGCGCCGCTACAAGCAGATGTTCGGTGGGGCAATGCGCCAGGCTGGCATTCTCGCTGCAGCGGGCATTTATGCCCTTGAGCATCACGTTGAGCGACTTGCCGAAGACCATGCAAATGCTCAACTCCTCGCTCGGGGCCTGGCTGAAATTCCAGGTATCCGCCTTAATCCTGCCGATGTTGAGACGAATATCGTAATCTTCGATGTTCGTGATACCGGGTGGACGGCGGACGAGCTGAATCAGGCCTTTATGGCGCGAGGCGTTCGCTGCAGTGTCTTTGGCCCGTACCTCCTTCGCGCGGTCACGCACCTGAACGTCTCACGGGCAGATATCGAGCGCGCCATCGAGATTATGCGAGAGGTTCTTGTTGGTCAGCGCTCGTCTTCGAGCTATGCCTAG
- a CDS encoding MFS transporter, translating into MRGTMLRLSIGMLFNEGAIGLYNTLWPLYLASLGASPPQIGLVISLSGLARMVFLLPSTMLATRVPPRRLIVAMRGLAALGLLGCGIAQHWWHVLLPLVLVSVGVLAFPALSNLLAGLGGDAAERTRIFTIVYTVAPSFAYVITPAISGMIGQTFGLRWTLIGAGILTACAALTFATVPAPTSPVAPGSATGYRIALAHPGVRWVSALMLITLTVLQLGLILAPNYLQDVHSVPVEWIGWFGSAAAVGSVVLSIAISRVRALQAPFTALMVSVGLVAAGMVLLLIGHSLASFVVAYVLRGGFLVAWSVFYAAYGEVTPEHLRPPAFALAEIIGSASSTLAPYAAGWLYIIHPRTPIVAALGAIVPLCWGIVAIKQKLAQAPAPEPVAHDERTLIP; encoded by the coding sequence GTGCGCGGAACAATGCTCCGACTCTCCATCGGCATGCTGTTCAATGAAGGGGCGATCGGGCTTTACAATACCCTGTGGCCTCTGTACTTAGCGTCACTTGGCGCGTCACCGCCACAAATCGGGCTGGTCATTAGTCTTTCTGGCTTAGCGCGCATGGTGTTTCTTCTGCCAAGCACCATGCTCGCTACCCGCGTACCACCACGGCGTTTGATCGTGGCAATGCGGGGACTTGCTGCGCTTGGCTTGCTGGGATGTGGCATTGCACAGCACTGGTGGCATGTGCTCCTGCCGCTCGTCCTGGTAAGCGTGGGCGTGCTGGCGTTTCCAGCGCTTTCCAACCTCCTTGCTGGACTCGGTGGGGATGCGGCTGAGCGAACACGTATCTTTACGATCGTCTACACTGTCGCGCCATCGTTCGCCTACGTGATCACGCCGGCCATTAGTGGGATGATCGGGCAAACATTTGGGCTTCGCTGGACGCTGATCGGGGCAGGCATCCTCACCGCGTGTGCAGCGTTGACCTTCGCAACGGTGCCAGCCCCAACGTCGCCGGTTGCCCCTGGTAGCGCAACCGGATACCGAATCGCCTTAGCCCATCCGGGAGTGCGCTGGGTCAGCGCACTGATGCTCATTACGCTGACAGTCCTGCAACTCGGGCTTATTCTTGCGCCGAACTACTTGCAAGACGTGCACAGCGTGCCGGTCGAGTGGATTGGCTGGTTCGGATCAGCTGCCGCGGTGGGAAGCGTCGTCCTGAGCATTGCCATCAGCCGCGTGCGAGCACTTCAGGCCCCGTTTACCGCACTCATGGTCTCGGTTGGGCTCGTTGCGGCGGGTATGGTGCTCCTCCTGATCGGCCACTCGCTGGCAAGTTTTGTTGTCGCATACGTGCTGCGGGGAGGATTCCTGGTAGCCTGGTCAGTCTTTTACGCAGCCTACGGCGAAGTAACCCCGGAGCACCTGCGTCCACCAGCGTTTGCCCTGGCTGAAATCATCGGAAGTGCCAGCTCAACCCTTGCACCGTATGCTGCTGGCTGGCTCTACATTATTCATCCGCGAACGCCCATCGTGGCGGCACTCGGCGCAATTGTGCCGCTCTGTTGGGGAATTGTGGCCATTAAGCAGAAGCTAGCCCAAGCGCCGGCGCCCGAGCCAGTCGCACATGACGAGCGTACGCTTATCCCCTAA